In Pseudomonas sp. R76, one genomic interval encodes:
- a CDS encoding aspartate-semialdehyde dehydrogenase, protein MLPPMLPVSVVPVTSQLDPVRQKPDIPPVVPVQAGSSESTIDLKKGDAEQSTLLLREEQRRQQEQQKRRREADEDPDAHLAIPGDVLNADNTVPVVPLIEDAPRQGLWVDVEV, encoded by the coding sequence ATGCTGCCACCCATGCTGCCCGTCAGCGTTGTGCCGGTCACGTCACAACTTGACCCGGTGCGCCAGAAGCCGGATATCCCGCCCGTGGTGCCAGTCCAGGCGGGCTCCAGCGAAAGCACCATCGACCTGAAAAAGGGCGATGCCGAGCAGTCGACCTTGCTGCTGCGTGAAGAACAGCGCCGCCAGCAGGAGCAGCAGAAACGTCGCCGCGAAGCCGACGAAGACCCCGACGCACATTTGGCGATCCCCGGCGATGTGCTCAATGCCGACAACACCGTGCCGGTGGTGCCGTTGATCGAAGATGCGC
- the rapA gene encoding RNA polymerase-associated protein RapA: MAQQYQPGQRWISDSEAELGLGTVLAQDGRLLTVLYPATGDTRQYALRNAPLTRVRFSPGDSITHFEGWKMTVQEVDDVDGLLVYHGLNGQNEQVTLPETQLSNFIQFRLASDRLFAGQIDPLAWFSLRYHTLEHTSRQLQSSLWGLGGVRAQPIAHQLHIAREVADRIAPRVLLADEVGLGKTIEAGLVIHRQLLSGRASRVLILVPENLQHQWLVEMRRRFNLQVALFDEERFIESDATNPFEDTQLALVALEWLVDDEKAQDALFAAGWDLLVVDEAHHLVWHEDKASPEYSLVEQLAEVIPGVLLLTATPEQLGQDSHFARLRLLDPNRFHDLHAFRAESENYRPVAEAVQELLDKGRLSPTAHKTIQGFLGDEGEALLTAVNDGDTEASARLVRELLDRHGTGRVLFRNTRAAVQGFPERKLHAYPLPNPDEYLELPLGEHAELYPEVSFQSQPDVEEENRWWRFDPRVEWLIDQLKMLKRTKVLVICAHAETAMDLEDALRVRSGIPATVFHEGMNILERDRAAAYFADEEFGAQVLICSEIGSEGRNFQFSHHLVLFDLPSHPDLLEQRIGRLDRIGQKHVIELHVPYLETSPQERLFQWYHEALNAFLNTCPTGNALQHQFGPRLLPLLENADDGEWQALIDEARAERERLEQELHTGRDRLLELNSGGAGEGDALVEDILEQDDQFALPIYMETLFDAFGIDSEDHSENALILKPSEKMLDASFPLGDDEGVTITYDRNQALSREDMQFITWEHPMVQGGMDLVLSGSMGNTAVALIKNKALKPGTVLLELLYVSEVVAPRSLQLGRYLPPAALRCLLDANCNDLSGRVSFETLNDQLESVPRASANKFVQAQRDQLTPRINAGEEKITPRHAERVAEAKRRLAADTDEELARLTALQAVNPTVRDSELVALRQQREQGLAMLDKAALRLEAIRVLVAG, translated from the coding sequence ATGGCGCAGCAGTATCAACCGGGGCAACGCTGGATTAGTGACAGCGAAGCAGAGCTGGGGTTAGGCACCGTTCTGGCACAGGACGGGCGCTTGTTGACCGTGCTCTATCCGGCCACTGGCGACACTCGTCAGTATGCGCTACGGAATGCGCCCCTCACTCGCGTGAGGTTTTCGCCGGGTGACAGCATCACCCATTTCGAAGGCTGGAAAATGACCGTACAGGAAGTCGACGACGTCGACGGTCTGCTGGTCTACCACGGCCTCAATGGGCAGAACGAGCAGGTCACCCTGCCGGAAACCCAACTGTCCAACTTCATCCAGTTCCGCCTGGCCAGCGACCGCCTGTTCGCCGGGCAGATCGACCCGCTGGCCTGGTTCTCGCTGCGCTATCACACGCTGGAACACACCAGCCGCCAATTGCAGTCTTCGCTGTGGGGCCTGGGTGGCGTGCGTGCGCAACCTATTGCTCACCAACTGCACATCGCCCGTGAAGTCGCCGACCGTATTGCGCCACGGGTTTTGCTGGCGGACGAAGTGGGCCTGGGCAAGACCATCGAAGCCGGCCTGGTGATCCATCGCCAACTGCTGTCGGGCCGCGCCAGCCGCGTGCTGATCCTGGTGCCGGAAAACCTGCAGCACCAGTGGCTGGTGGAAATGCGCCGCCGCTTCAACCTGCAAGTCGCGCTGTTCGACGAAGAACGTTTTATCGAAAGCGATGCCACCAACCCGTTCGAAGACACCCAGCTTGCGCTGGTGGCCCTGGAGTGGCTGGTGGACGACGAGAAAGCCCAGGACGCGCTGTTCGCCGCCGGCTGGGACTTGCTTGTGGTCGACGAAGCCCACCACCTGGTCTGGCATGAAGACAAAGCCAGCCCGGAGTATTCGCTGGTCGAACAGCTTGCCGAGGTGATTCCCGGCGTGCTGCTGCTCACCGCCACCCCGGAACAACTGGGCCAGGACAGCCACTTCGCACGCCTGCGCCTGCTGGACCCGAACCGTTTCCACGACCTGCACGCCTTCCGCGCCGAGAGCGAGAACTATCGCCCGGTGGCCGAAGCCGTGCAGGAGCTGCTGGATAAAGGCCGCCTGTCGCCAACCGCGCACAAGACCATTCAGGGTTTCCTCGGCGACGAAGGTGAAGCGCTGCTCACCGCGGTCAACGATGGCGACACCGAAGCCAGCGCGCGCCTGGTGCGTGAGCTGCTCGACCGCCACGGCACCGGCCGCGTGCTGTTCCGCAACACCCGCGCTGCCGTGCAGGGTTTCCCGGAGCGCAAGCTGCACGCCTACCCGCTGCCGAACCCGGACGAATACCTCGAGTTGCCGCTGGGCGAACACGCCGAGCTGTACCCGGAAGTCAGCTTCCAGTCGCAGCCGGATGTCGAGGAAGAGAACCGCTGGTGGCGCTTCGACCCGCGCGTCGAATGGCTGATCGACCAGTTGAAGATGCTCAAGCGCACCAAAGTGCTGGTGATCTGCGCCCACGCCGAAACCGCCATGGACCTGGAAGACGCCCTGCGCGTGCGTTCCGGCATCCCGGCCACGGTGTTCCACGAGGGCATGAACATCCTCGAGCGTGACCGCGCCGCCGCCTACTTCGCCGATGAAGAGTTTGGCGCCCAGGTGTTGATCTGCTCGGAAATCGGCAGTGAAGGTCGCAACTTCCAGTTTTCTCACCACTTGGTGCTGTTCGACCTGCCGTCCCACCCAGACTTGCTGGAACAGCGGATCGGGCGTCTGGACCGGATCGGCCAGAAACATGTGATCGAGTTGCACGTGCCCTACCTGGAAACCAGCCCGCAAGAGCGCCTGTTCCAGTGGTATCACGAAGCGCTGAACGCATTCCTCAACACCTGCCCGACCGGCAACGCCTTGCAGCATCAGTTCGGCCCACGCCTGCTGCCGTTGCTGGAAAACGCCGACGATGGCGAGTGGCAAGCCCTGATCGACGAAGCCCGTGCCGAGCGCGAGCGTCTGGAACAGGAGCTGCACACCGGTCGTGACCGCCTGCTGGAACTCAACTCCGGCGGCGCGGGTGAAGGCGATGCACTGGTGGAAGACATTCTTGAGCAAGACGACCAGTTTGCCCTGCCGATCTACATGGAAACCCTGTTCGACGCCTTCGGCATCGACAGCGAAGACCATTCGGAAAATGCGCTGATCCTCAAGCCCAGCGAAAAAATGCTCGACGCCAGCTTCCCGCTGGGCGACGACGAAGGTGTGACCATCACCTACGACCGCAACCAGGCGCTGTCGCGCGAAGACATGCAGTTCATCACCTGGGAACACCCGATGGTGCAGGGCGGCATGGACCTGGTGCTGTCCGGCTCGATGGGCAACACCGCCGTGGCGCTGATCAAGAACAAGGCGCTCAAGCCGGGCACCGTGTTGCTGGAATTGCTCTACGTGAGTGAAGTGGTTGCGCCGCGCTCCTTGCAACTGGGCCGTTACTTGCCACCGGCCGCTTTGCGCTGCCTGCTGGATGCGAATTGCAATGACCTGTCCGGCCGTGTGTCGTTTGAAACCCTGAACGACCAGCTGGAAAGCGTGCCACGCGCCAGCGCCAACAAGTTCGTGCAGGCCCAGCGCGACCAACTTACGCCGCGCA